Proteins found in one Planctomycetes bacterium MalM25 genomic segment:
- a CDS encoding putative major pilin subunit: MRSKKRPPRGFTLVELLVVIAIIGILVAILLPAVQAAREAARRNACTNNMKQLGLAALNYESARGVLPPGYLGSTNFTLPQSNNGPNQGVGVLVFLLPYMEESAIYDRFTDFGYKLGVDSLDDFYCNACPGGLSGPSTDEDDVNRWQTAQSVIQSYLCPSAPGDVPERAYIDKVFIRDAGNFLFTSVGQAPEANLGLAHYAGVTGVEGSAGPNTFVLSGHPGLDINPQLLDRNIPDELIGVFGRRTKTRLAKVVDGTSNTFMFGESIGAVGLSVTHTFPNMDNSPANGFAMGFAWAGWSCLPTLQGLDPSSLNGTPNPDAVYTAHWKTYGSAHSGGVVQFTLVDGSVHAITRDIDVNLYHNLSTMKGEEVVTLP, from the coding sequence ATGCGCTCGAAGAAGAGACCGCCGAGAGGCTTCACCCTCGTGGAACTGCTGGTCGTGATCGCGATCATCGGCATCCTGGTGGCGATCTTGCTGCCCGCCGTGCAGGCCGCCCGCGAAGCGGCGCGTCGCAACGCGTGCACGAACAATATGAAGCAGCTCGGCCTGGCGGCGTTGAACTACGAGTCGGCTCGCGGGGTGCTGCCGCCGGGGTATCTGGGCAGCACCAACTTCACTTTGCCACAGAGTAATAACGGCCCCAACCAGGGCGTCGGGGTCCTGGTTTTTCTCTTGCCGTACATGGAAGAGTCCGCGATCTACGATCGGTTTACGGACTTTGGCTACAAGTTGGGCGTCGATTCACTCGACGACTTCTACTGCAATGCTTGCCCGGGTGGCTTGAGTGGGCCCTCCACGGATGAAGACGACGTCAATCGTTGGCAGACCGCGCAAAGCGTCATCCAGAGCTATCTCTGTCCGTCGGCGCCGGGTGATGTTCCCGAACGCGCCTACATCGATAAAGTTTTCATCCGAGACGCAGGCAATTTCCTGTTCACGTCGGTTGGCCAAGCTCCTGAAGCGAATCTCGGCCTGGCCCACTACGCGGGGGTGACCGGCGTCGAAGGATCGGCTGGTCCTAACACCTTTGTCCTCAGCGGACATCCTGGTCTCGATATCAATCCTCAGCTGCTAGACCGGAACATCCCCGATGAGCTGATCGGCGTGTTCGGTCGTCGCACGAAGACTCGACTTGCGAAGGTGGTCGACGGAACGAGCAACACCTTCATGTTCGGCGAATCGATCGGCGCCGTTGGCCTCAGTGTGACGCACACTTTTCCGAATATGGACAACTCGCCCGCGAACGGCTTCGCGATGGGATTCGCGTGGGCCGGTTGGTCCTGTCTGCCCACACTGCAGGGACTCGATCCGTCTAGCCTGAACGGCACGCCCAACCCCGACGCCGTTTATACCGCCCACTGGAAGACCTACGGGTCGGCCCACTCCGGTGGAGTCGTCCAGTTCACCCTGGTGGATGGCTCGGTGCATGCGATCACGCGTGACATCGACGTGAATCTCTACCACAACCTCTCGACGATGAAGGGCGAGGAGGTTGTGACTCTCCCCTAG